Proteins encoded in a region of the Patescibacteria group bacterium genome:
- a CDS encoding HpaII family restriction endonuclease: protein MPIKGNKGEWSEFYAFIKILADKYLHAADEDLNVLEQVFYPVYKIIREEAAAGKIEFDIKADTDNIKITDSSNNIMLVHVTDLDKKAKKLFSVIKNSDKRTFSIPLGAELMEKLKCTQIKANSGRKSDIKLLIHDFRYEQDTEVGFSIKSLVGSPATLLNASGSTNFVYRVENISDVDVKAINNIKTRSKIKDRLQAIITRHGKLSFTSLTSDIFEHNLRNIDTILPEILSNLLLANFMGHGSLLTELTEYLGANVNELRGFSLDETGYKIKLKNFLHNIALGMMPNTEWDGLLQVHGGYIIVKENGEIVCYHIFNQDEFQNYLFKNTRLDTPSTTRHGFGEIYKEGENYFIKLNLQIRFNH, encoded by the coding sequence ATGCCGATTAAAGGTAATAAGGGGGAATGGAGCGAATTTTACGCTTTTATTAAAATTTTAGCGGATAAATATTTACACGCCGCCGATGAAGACCTGAACGTTCTTGAGCAGGTCTTTTATCCCGTTTATAAAATAATCAGGGAAGAGGCTGCAGCAGGTAAAATAGAATTTGATATCAAGGCAGATACAGATAATATAAAAATTACGGACTCTTCTAATAATATTATGTTGGTTCATGTTACTGATCTTGATAAAAAGGCAAAGAAATTGTTTTCAGTCATAAAAAATTCAGATAAAAGGACATTCTCCATCCCTTTGGGAGCAGAGTTGATGGAAAAATTAAAATGTACTCAGATAAAGGCCAATAGCGGAAGAAAATCAGATATAAAATTGTTAATACATGATTTTAGGTATGAACAGGATACAGAAGTAGGATTTAGCATTAAATCTCTGGTAGGCTCTCCCGCAACTCTTTTAAATGCGTCTGGATCTACTAATTTTGTTTATCGGGTTGAAAATATTTCCGATGTTGATGTTAAAGCAATTAATAATATTAAAACCAGGTCAAAAATAAAAGATCGATTGCAGGCAATTATTACGCGACATGGAAAGTTGTCTTTCACATCTTTAACATCTGATATTTTTGAACATAATTTAAGAAATATTGATACGATTTTACCTGAAATTTTATCCAATTTATTGTTGGCAAATTTTATGGGTCACGGTTCCTTACTTACTGAGTTAACTGAATATTTAGGAGCCAACGTTAATGAGTTAAGGGGATTTAGTCTTGATGAGACGGGATATAAAATTAAGTTAAAAAATTTTTTACATAATATAGCCTTGGGAATGATGCCTAATACTGAATGGGACGGATTATTGCAGGTTCATGGAGGTTATATAATAGTTAAAGAAAACGGTGAAATCGTATGTTATCATATTTTTAACCAGGATGAATTTCAGAATTATTTATTTAAAAATACGAGGCTGGATACGCCAAGTACTACCAGGCACGGATTTGGTGAAATATACAAAGAAGGAGAAAATTATTTTATTAAACTTAATCTGCAGATTAGGTTTAATCACTAG
- a CDS encoding DNA cytosine methyltransferase yields the protein MAKKNKKFTFIDLFAGIGGFHFAFHNSGAECVFASEWDKYARQTYERNFAKIQPELFKSGNFAGDITKVKPKNIPDFDIICGGFPCQPFSQAGFKRGFEDNRGSLFFHIAELIRNKKPKAFFLENVRHLFKHDDGKTFSAIKNVIEKDLGYSFYYKIVKGTDFNVPQHRPRLFMVGFRNKKIPFNFPEPKKLTKTMSDIFGAPCEKNVGYTLRVGGRGSAITDRRNWDSYKVNSKIVRLGVKEGKKMMGLPYNFVFPVSDAQAMKQLGNAVVVPAISAVAQEIIKTLNKYYAD from the coding sequence ATGGCTAAAAAAAATAAAAAATTTACATTTATAGACCTATTCGCTGGTATAGGCGGTTTTCATTTTGCTTTCCATAATTCAGGAGCAGAATGTGTTTTTGCAAGTGAGTGGGATAAATATGCAAGGCAAACTTATGAACGTAATTTCGCTAAAATTCAGCCCGAACTTTTTAAATCAGGAAATTTCGCAGGTGATATTACTAAGGTGAAACCAAAAAATATCCCCGACTTTGATATAATTTGCGGCGGATTTCCGTGTCAGCCTTTCAGTCAGGCAGGATTCAAAAGAGGTTTTGAAGATAATAGAGGAAGCCTTTTTTTTCATATAGCGGAATTAATCAGGAATAAGAAACCCAAGGCATTTTTTCTTGAAAATGTAAGGCATCTTTTTAAACATGATGACGGAAAAACATTTTCTGCAATAAAAAACGTAATTGAAAAAGATTTGGGTTATTCTTTTTATTATAAAATTGTTAAGGGCACAGATTTTAATGTTCCTCAACACAGGCCGCGTTTGTTTATGGTCGGTTTTAGAAATAAAAAAATCCCCTTTAATTTTCCTGAGCCGAAGAAACTAACAAAAACAATGTCTGATATCTTCGGTGCGCCATGTGAAAAAAATGTCGGTTATACTTTAAGAGTAGGCGGTCGGGGATCTGCTATAACCGATAGGCGAAATTGGGATTCTTATAAGGTAAACAGTAAAATTGTAAGATTAGGAGTTAAAGAAGGTAAAAAAATGATGGGGTTGCCTTACAATTTTGTTTTTCCCGTTTCTGATGCACAAGCAATGAAACAACTGGGAAATGCCGTTGTCGTACCTGCAATAAGCGCTGTTGCACAAGAGATTATAAAGACATTAAATAAATATTATGCCGATTAA
- a CDS encoding EamA family transporter: protein MYSYLGVVFALIALFGWGFGDFFTQKLTRKIGGWQTLFFIGTAGAILFLPFVINDQAKLAVDNWSLLAILGALVIINAPLGLEALRRGKISVVEPVFGLELPLTVIFSIILARERLMNYEAVLIILIFLGILLVVTANLKGWRTKIFFEAGVLLAGLNVAGLALNNVLIGLSSQQISPITTVWFMHVVIAAASALVIIFQGNFRTVAVNFKKNLWLICSLGLINNIAWLAYAYATIYVKISIAATISESYIILATLLGIFINREKLKPHQIIGIIVAILGVLILSALTSK, encoded by the coding sequence ATGTACTCATATTTAGGCGTCGTCTTCGCCCTAATCGCACTATTTGGCTGGGGCTTTGGCGACTTTTTCACGCAAAAACTAACACGGAAAATCGGCGGCTGGCAAACACTCTTTTTTATCGGCACAGCCGGCGCTATTTTGTTTCTGCCTTTTGTAATCAATGACCAGGCCAAATTGGCTGTAGACAATTGGAGCTTACTGGCTATTTTAGGCGCTCTAGTTATAATCAATGCGCCTTTAGGCCTGGAAGCTCTGAGGCGGGGCAAAATCAGCGTAGTTGAACCTGTCTTTGGCCTGGAACTGCCGCTGACTGTAATTTTCAGCATCATTCTCGCCAGAGAAAGATTAATGAACTATGAGGCAGTTTTAATTATCTTAATTTTTTTAGGAATTCTGCTTGTTGTTACTGCTAATCTGAAAGGATGGCGCACTAAAATATTTTTTGAAGCAGGAGTCTTATTGGCCGGGCTTAATGTTGCTGGTTTGGCCTTAAATAATGTATTAATAGGCCTCTCCAGCCAGCAGATCTCGCCCATAACTACAGTCTGGTTCATGCATGTCGTGATAGCAGCAGCTTCAGCCCTAGTTATCATCTTTCAGGGAAATTTCCGTACCGTGGCCGTTAATTTTAAAAAAAATCTCTGGCTTATTTGCAGCCTTGGCCTTATTAATAATATCGCCTGGCTAGCTTATGCCTATGCCACTATTTATGTTAAAATTTCCATTGCCGCTACGATCTCGGAAAGCTATATCATTTTGGCAACACTGCTTGGTATTTTTATTAATCGTGAAAAATTGAAACCGCATCAAATTATCGGCATCATTGTGGCAATCTTAGGCGTCTTAATCTTATCAGCTTTAACTTCTAAATAA
- a CDS encoding very short patch repair endonuclease, whose product MTDRITKEQRSRNMSAVKAKGNKTTEIKVVKYFKNKGITGWRRHNKKIFGNPDFVFLKDKVVIFIDGCFWHGCPYHYHVPKTNKKFWNAKIKANKKRGKIVNSVLRKNNWTVVRVWEHQLKKDQPFYLEKIRKLLLK is encoded by the coding sequence ATGACTGATCGTATTACAAAAGAACAAAGATCCAGGAATATGTCCGCAGTTAAAGCCAAGGGAAACAAAACAACTGAAATTAAAGTAGTTAAATATTTTAAAAATAAAGGGATAACGGGCTGGAGAAGACATAATAAGAAAATATTCGGTAATCCGGACTTTGTCTTTTTAAAGGACAAAGTCGTTATATTTATTGACGGATGTTTTTGGCATGGTTGTCCTTACCATTATCATGTCCCGAAAACAAACAAAAAATTCTGGAATGCAAAAATAAAGGCTAATAAAAAAAGGGGTAAAATCGTGAACAGCGTTTTAAGAAAAAACAATTGGACGGTTGTGAGAGTCTGGGAACATCAGCTAAAAAAAGATCAGCCATTTTATCTTGAGAAAATAAGAAAACTTTTACTAAAATAA
- a CDS encoding DUF87 domain-containing protein, with protein sequence MKINLNQKQRIIVAIIYLAILSLIFYLLGGNLKQLAWDSSYDSSIWFYAGAFMIILGTYIVEPYFTKPSDAIANSTAILIALFGLSAKQDLLGYSFIFYYAVSILILSILTIFLKDSKNIFWLKFSKVTYWIVETFGTSKVIFSIIYLSASYSYFAQQNKIIPFISIVAFWICLTFFDVISLIVENFSRFINLIKNKPGEELGQAIGCENPLLYKVEIDYLKHKPCAIKYGDLVALETSINVGSIGMVVDIQYLLNKRWLSIYLLQDENGDILEINLKDKKLITEPKSIFTKENLVYLLDISTITDESLKTKIGSNPLYKNKEQFIGYVSSGSNINTLNFSIIRETNKLEQKISEGVILKTLIYGQETLYQVINGNAKEEQLENFDRHGFIIGIARKLGKYKKDTKDLDVSKWMPSNFSPLFYAFSGSVSETRVKEIAQNSIGRLPDTDLEIPLKDPNAIVTHNTAILGILGIGKSCLTFEIIKKIIANTESKVICLDITNEYFDELVAYGCEPQILPDVEIQLVLNPNYEAINKDIYKGGNHAQFRQKITELIKTFFDGANKLLIINPEVYDVSKQTNDVKAKKIGPGPNDWQDQAPMVDLTLVEKTRIIAEVILEYSKGRGKSQSARCLLVFEEAHSLVPEWNSVASEGDKSATNGTAKVILQGRKYGLGSMVVTQRTANVSKSILNQCNTIFALRVFDDTGKGFLENYIGKDYADTLATLEERHAIAIGKGLKLKQPVIIQLNNREDIIEN encoded by the coding sequence ATGAAAATAAACTTAAATCAGAAGCAAAGAATAATTGTGGCAATTATATATCTAGCCATACTGTCTTTAATTTTTTATCTACTTGGTGGAAACTTAAAGCAATTAGCTTGGGACAGTAGTTATGACTCTAGTATTTGGTTTTATGCTGGAGCGTTTATGATAATACTTGGGACTTATATCGTTGAACCATATTTCACTAAGCCTTCCGACGCAATAGCTAATTCAACGGCTATTCTTATAGCATTGTTTGGGCTATCTGCAAAGCAAGATCTATTGGGATATTCTTTTATATTTTACTATGCTGTTAGCATCTTGATTCTGAGCATATTAACCATTTTCCTAAAAGACTCAAAGAATATATTCTGGTTAAAATTTTCAAAGGTGACTTATTGGATTGTTGAAACATTCGGAACCTCAAAAGTAATTTTTTCTATTATATATTTATCTGCAAGTTATTCATATTTCGCACAACAAAATAAAATAATCCCATTCATTAGTATCGTAGCTTTTTGGATTTGCTTAACTTTTTTTGATGTTATCAGTTTAATTGTTGAAAACTTTTCAAGATTTATCAATTTAATTAAAAACAAACCTGGGGAGGAATTAGGCCAGGCTATTGGCTGTGAAAATCCGCTTCTTTATAAGGTGGAAATAGATTATTTAAAGCATAAACCATGTGCGATAAAATATGGCGATTTAGTTGCCTTGGAAACATCTATCAATGTTGGCTCAATAGGTATGGTTGTAGATATACAGTATCTCTTAAACAAAAGATGGTTAAGTATATATCTTTTGCAAGACGAAAATGGCGACATTCTAGAAATAAATTTAAAAGATAAGAAATTGATAACGGAGCCAAAATCAATTTTTACAAAAGAAAATCTCGTATATCTTTTAGACATCTCTACAATTACAGATGAATCTCTGAAAACAAAAATTGGAAGTAACCCTCTATACAAAAATAAAGAGCAATTTATTGGGTATGTTTCCAGCGGTTCAAACATAAATACACTAAATTTTTCAATTATCAGAGAAACAAACAAGCTCGAGCAGAAAATTAGTGAAGGGGTGATTCTAAAAACTTTAATTTACGGACAAGAAACGCTTTATCAAGTTATAAATGGCAATGCAAAGGAAGAACAGCTTGAGAATTTTGATCGACATGGTTTCATAATCGGCATCGCTAGAAAATTAGGCAAATACAAAAAAGACACTAAGGATTTAGATGTAAGTAAATGGATGCCTTCGAATTTCTCCCCACTTTTCTATGCATTTTCTGGTAGTGTTTCGGAAACGAGAGTAAAAGAAATTGCACAGAATTCTATTGGTCGTCTTCCTGATACGGATTTAGAAATTCCACTTAAAGATCCAAATGCTATTGTTACTCACAATACTGCGATTTTAGGAATTTTAGGAATAGGTAAGTCCTGCCTCACCTTTGAGATTATTAAGAAAATAATTGCAAATACAGAAAGTAAGGTTATTTGTCTTGATATAACAAACGAATATTTTGATGAGCTTGTTGCTTATGGATGTGAACCCCAGATACTACCTGACGTAGAGATCCAACTGGTATTAAATCCTAATTATGAAGCAATAAATAAAGACATTTACAAAGGCGGTAATCATGCCCAGTTTAGACAAAAAATAACTGAGTTGATTAAAACATTTTTTGACGGAGCAAATAAGCTATTGATTATAAATCCTGAGGTCTACGATGTTAGTAAGCAAACAAATGATGTAAAAGCAAAAAAAATTGGTCCTGGCCCAAATGACTGGCAGGATCAAGCACCAATGGTAGATCTTACTTTGGTTGAGAAAACCAGAATTATAGCAGAAGTAATTTTAGAATATTCAAAAGGGAGGGGAAAATCCCAAAGTGCTAGATGTCTTTTAGTTTTTGAGGAAGCTCATTCCCTTGTTCCTGAATGGAACTCAGTCGCAAGCGAAGGTGATAAAAGTGCTACAAATGGAACAGCTAAAGTTATATTGCAAGGTAGAAAATATGGCTTGGGAAGCATGGTTGTCACTCAAAGAACTGCGAATGTAAGTAAAAGCATCCTCAACCAATGCAACACAATTTTTGCTTTACGAGTTTTCGATGACACAGGAAAGGGATTTTTGGAAAATTATATTGGCAAGGATTATGCCGATACTCTGGCAACTCTTGAGGAGAGACACGCTATTGCTATTGGCAAAGGGTTAAAATTAAAACAACCCGTTATAATCCAATTAAATAATAGAGAGGATATTATAGAGAATTAG